Within Streptomyces roseirectus, the genomic segment CTCACCGAGGGCAACCACCCCGTCGTACGCGGTGAGATGGGCCAGCGACGCGTCCAAGTCCTCGGTGCCCAGGGCGAGATGGTGACCGCCCCAGTCGCTGTTGCGGGGGTAGACGCGGCGCTGGTCGGGGGAGGCGTACTCGAACAGCTCGACGTTGGTGACCGGGCCGAGGCGCAGCATCGCGATGTGGGCGACGGCGCTGCGGTGGACGCCGAGCTGGCGCAGCATCCACAGGCCGGCCGCGTCCTCGACCGGGCCGGTGCGGTAGGCGAGTTGGGCGCCGAGCGCGTCGGTGAAGAAGGCGACGGCCTGGTCGAGGTCGGGCACGGTGTAGGCGACGTGGTGGACGGCGCCGACGCCGGGGACGGTGGTCATGACGGCTCCTTG encodes:
- a CDS encoding VOC family protein translates to MTTVPGVGAVHHVAYTVPDLDQAVAFFTDALGAQLAYRTGPVEDAAGLWMLRQLGVHRSAVAHIAMLRLGPVTNVELFEYASPDQRRVYPRNSDWGGHHLALGTEDLDASLAHLTAYDGVVALGEPQTVAEGPIAGVRFIYLRTPFGLHLELSEIPERLPFHDETPVRLYDPPRAAS